A section of the Neorhizobium galegae bv. orientalis str. HAMBI 540 genome encodes:
- a CDS encoding glutathione S-transferase family protein, with protein sequence MGRLVEGKWQDVWYDTKENKGHFKRAESQFRNWVTADASAGLTGKQGFKAEAGRYHLYVSYACPWAHRTLIFRKLKKLEDLISVSVVDYLMLENGWEFKKRDSATGDDLFGSDYLYQVYLKADPNYSGRVTVPVLWDKLENTIVSNESSEIIRMFNGAFDGLTGSTADFYPQALRGEIDELNAVVYDTVNNGVYKAGFATAQDAYEGAVARLFETLDMLERRLSGSRYLFGDTTTEADWRLFTTLLRFDPVYVGHFKCNIRRIADYPNLSGYLADLYQQPGIAETCNLFHIKHHYYESHKTINPTGIVPVGPVVDLDAPHGREKVKRAA encoded by the coding sequence ATGGGCAGGCTCGTCGAAGGAAAATGGCAGGACGTCTGGTACGACACCAAGGAAAACAAGGGCCATTTCAAGCGCGCCGAATCGCAGTTCCGCAACTGGGTGACCGCGGATGCTTCCGCCGGTCTCACCGGCAAGCAAGGCTTCAAGGCTGAGGCCGGGCGTTATCACCTATACGTCTCCTATGCCTGTCCCTGGGCGCACCGCACCCTGATCTTCCGCAAGCTGAAGAAGCTCGAAGACCTGATCTCGGTCTCGGTCGTCGACTACCTGATGCTGGAGAACGGCTGGGAGTTCAAGAAACGCGACAGCGCCACCGGCGACGACCTGTTCGGCTCGGACTATCTCTACCAGGTCTACCTGAAGGCCGATCCGAACTATTCCGGCCGCGTCACCGTGCCCGTCCTCTGGGACAAGCTTGAGAACACCATCGTCTCGAACGAGAGTTCGGAAATCATCCGTATGTTCAACGGCGCCTTCGACGGCCTGACGGGCTCGACGGCGGATTTCTATCCGCAGGCGCTGCGCGGCGAAATCGATGAACTCAATGCGGTCGTCTACGACACCGTCAACAACGGCGTCTACAAGGCAGGTTTCGCAACTGCCCAGGACGCCTATGAGGGTGCCGTCGCCCGCCTGTTCGAGACGCTCGACATGCTGGAAAGGCGCCTCTCAGGCAGCCGCTACCTGTTCGGCGACACCACGACTGAAGCCGATTGGCGCCTGTTCACCACGCTGCTGCGCTTCGATCCGGTCTATGTCGGCCACTTCAAGTGCAACATCCGCCGCATCGCGGACTACCCGAACCTGTCCGGCTATCTCGCTGATCTCTATCAGCAACCCGGCATCGCAGAGACCTGCAACCTGTTCCACATCAAGCACCACTATTATGAGAGCCACAAGACCATCAACCCTACCGGCATCGTCCCCGTCGGCCCGGTAGTGGACCTCGACGCGCCGCATGGGCGGGAGAAGGTGAAGCGAGCGGCTTGA
- a CDS encoding NUDIX domain-containing protein — MSGEGVPEIRSWRTRIVVWLLHRVFMLTRGMTLGVRAACFDAEGRIFLVRHTYVPGWYMPGGGVERGETVLDALRKELREEGNLEIRGEIALFHAYYNRNASRRDHVLFYRVTVEQTKPRAPDREIAESGFFTLDALPEETTAATLRRLRELKDEVKRADYW; from the coding sequence ATGAGCGGCGAAGGGGTGCCGGAAATCCGCAGTTGGCGCACCCGGATCGTCGTCTGGCTGCTCCACCGCGTCTTCATGCTGACGCGCGGCATGACGCTTGGCGTACGCGCCGCCTGTTTCGACGCAGAAGGCCGCATCTTCCTCGTTCGCCATACCTATGTGCCCGGCTGGTACATGCCGGGCGGCGGCGTTGAGCGCGGAGAGACGGTGCTCGATGCGCTACGCAAGGAGTTGCGCGAAGAGGGCAATCTGGAAATCCGCGGAGAGATCGCGCTTTTCCACGCCTACTACAACCGCAATGCCAGCAGGCGTGACCATGTGCTGTTCTATCGGGTGACCGTGGAGCAGACGAAGCCGCGTGCGCCGGATCGGGAGATTGCCGAGAGCGGGTTCTTTACGCTCGATGCGCTGCCGGAGGAGACGACCGCGGCGACACTGCGGCGGTTGCGGGAGTTGAAGGACGAGGTGAAGCGGGCGGATTATTGGTGA
- a CDS encoding metallophosphoesterase family protein, with translation MFKFAHISDIHLGPLPNLTLRELFSKRITGFVNWHRNRRKHLFVNTLDLLLSDLKTREPDQLVITGDLVNLATKIETRLAGEWLRTIGDPYDTTVVPGNHDAYVPGAHDKSVNEWYPFIKSDDDPAEWPEEDHIFPTLRRRGPLAIIGCSTSNATLPFSASGYYGSRQARETVNLLKKAGDEGLFRVVLIHHPPIRGAASSHKRMLGIRRFAAAISTGGAELVLHGHTHLNTLYWLRSHSGNVPVVGIASASQGPGGHKPRAAYNLFTLSGEAGAWNLLCERYGLTEWGDGVALDNSRLLYGEEPATMSIPQVARML, from the coding sequence ATGTTCAAATTCGCGCATATTTCCGACATCCATCTGGGGCCGCTTCCAAACCTGACGCTTCGCGAGCTTTTCTCGAAGCGGATCACCGGTTTTGTGAACTGGCACCGCAATCGGCGCAAGCACCTTTTCGTCAACACGCTCGACCTGCTTTTGAGCGATTTGAAGACGCGCGAACCGGACCAGTTGGTCATCACCGGCGATCTCGTCAACCTGGCGACGAAGATCGAGACGCGGCTTGCCGGCGAGTGGCTGCGCACCATCGGCGACCCCTATGATACGACTGTGGTGCCCGGCAACCACGACGCCTATGTACCCGGCGCGCACGACAAGTCGGTCAACGAATGGTACCCCTTCATCAAGAGCGACGACGACCCGGCTGAATGGCCGGAGGAGGATCATATCTTCCCGACGCTGCGCCGGCGCGGACCGCTCGCCATCATCGGCTGCTCGACCTCCAATGCCACCCTGCCCTTTTCGGCGTCCGGTTATTACGGCTCGCGGCAGGCGCGCGAGACGGTCAATCTGTTGAAGAAAGCGGGAGATGAGGGTCTCTTCCGGGTCGTGCTGATCCACCACCCCCCGATCCGAGGCGCCGCCTCCTCGCACAAGCGCATGCTCGGCATCCGGCGGTTCGCAGCCGCGATCTCCACCGGCGGCGCCGAACTGGTGCTGCACGGGCATACGCATCTCAACACGCTGTACTGGCTGCGAAGTCATAGCGGCAACGTGCCGGTGGTCGGCATCGCATCGGCCTCCCAGGGGCCCGGCGGACACAAGCCGCGCGCCGCCTATAACCTCTTCACGCTTTCCGGCGAAGCCGGCGCCTGGAACCTGCTCTGCGAACGCTACGGCCTGACGGAATGGGGCGACGGTGTCGCGCTCGACAACAGCCGCCTCCTCTATGGTGAAGAGCCGGCGACGATGTCGATTCCGCAAGTCGCGAGAATGTTGTAG
- a CDS encoding RNA polymerase sigma factor encodes MTQSSPSTDIRRDLVALLPRLRRFALTLTGSAVEADDLVREAAGRAIQKSHHWKGEGRLESWLFSMIRSTFVDESKKRRRAEIHAVDDTSPAENSRPSTALVCLPDGLASVFLLADVEGFAYAEAAAILGIQPDLFATRLCAARLSLATAAAQTSERRA; translated from the coding sequence ATGACCCAATCGAGCCCATCGACCGACATTCGGCGCGATCTCGTAGCGCTCCTGCCGCGCCTGCGCCGTTTTGCGCTGACGCTGACAGGAAGTGCTGTCGAGGCCGATGACCTGGTTCGCGAAGCGGCTGGCCGGGCGATCCAGAAAAGCCATCACTGGAAGGGCGAAGGCCGGCTGGAAAGCTGGCTTTTCAGCATGATCCGCAGCACCTTCGTCGACGAATCCAAGAAGCGCCGGCGCGCCGAAATCCATGCTGTCGACGATACCTCCCCGGCCGAAAACTCCCGTCCGTCGACCGCCCTCGTCTGCCTGCCGGACGGCTTGGCAAGCGTTTTCCTGCTCGCCGACGTGGAGGGGTTCGCCTATGCCGAGGCGGCCGCCATCCTCGGCATCCAGCCGGATCTCTTCGCCACCCGTCTTTGCGCTGCACGTCTTAGCCTGGCGACCGCCGCCGCCCAGACGAGCGAGCGGAGAGCGTGA
- a CDS encoding anti-sigma factor family protein: MNIPHPSSLELRLSAHIDGQINEQDRHDVEELLVNDPQARSLQDALKRGADLGRRAFDDMLKEPVPLNLVRTIKNAPLPRRAIRLPQGPRPTLSFKPSGLQAVAACALFFVFGGGIGYMVGGNPAAPQFSMISIPGTSSRDWLDDIIAHYRLYARQTNHLAEIPAERPADILEWLTTNTGVGFRIPDLSDSGLTFQGARLFAAGGAPVGQLLYRRTDGDGDGDVIAISFTKARPEGNRSIEEIRNDTGLVSWVTPLATYMVVGPSSAADLDDIAAKAAGLI; encoded by the coding sequence ATGAACATCCCCCATCCGTCGTCGCTCGAACTGCGGCTTTCCGCCCATATCGATGGCCAGATCAACGAGCAGGACCGGCACGATGTCGAGGAACTGCTGGTCAACGATCCGCAGGCACGGTCCCTGCAAGATGCCCTGAAGCGCGGGGCCGATCTCGGCCGGCGCGCGTTTGACGATATGCTGAAGGAACCGGTTCCGCTCAATCTGGTGCGCACCATCAAGAATGCACCGCTGCCGCGCCGGGCCATACGCCTGCCGCAGGGGCCGCGCCCGACGCTTTCCTTCAAACCGTCCGGCCTGCAGGCGGTCGCCGCCTGCGCCCTGTTTTTCGTGTTCGGCGGCGGTATCGGCTATATGGTCGGCGGCAACCCGGCGGCTCCGCAGTTTTCGATGATTTCCATTCCCGGCACCAGCAGCCGCGACTGGCTGGACGATATCATCGCCCACTACCGCCTCTATGCGCGCCAGACCAATCATCTCGCCGAAATCCCCGCCGAAAGGCCAGCCGATATCCTCGAATGGCTGACCACCAATACCGGCGTCGGTTTTCGTATCCCCGATCTCAGCGACAGCGGCCTGACCTTCCAGGGTGCCCGCCTGTTTGCCGCTGGCGGCGCGCCGGTCGGCCAGCTTCTCTACCGGCGCACCGACGGCGATGGAGACGGCGACGTGATCGCCATTTCCTTCACCAAGGCCCGGCCCGAGGGTAACCGCTCGATCGAGGAAATCCGCAACGATACCGGCCTCGTCTCCTGGGTCACGCCGCTCGCCACCTACATGGTCGTCGGCCCCTCGTCTGCGGCAGATCTGGATGATATCGCGGCAAAGGCGGCGGGGTTGATTTAG
- the leuA gene encoding 2-isopropylmalate synthase: MDAKTHSPKSGPKSGMPDAAVKYRAYPTINIPDRTWPSKVIDKAPIWCSVDLRDGNQSLVNPMGHDRKARMFRMLLDMGFKEIEIGFPSASQTDFDFARWCVEEGGVPEDVSMQVLVQCRPELITRTFESLEGAHKPIIHFYNSTSELQRRVVFAKDVAGIKQIAVDAAKMITDMAAKAANGANGGFRFQYSPESFTGTELEVALEICNAVTEVIKPTAEDKLILNLPSTVEMATPNIYADQIEWMCRNLDNRENIIISLHPHNDRGTGIAATELGLMAGADRVEGTLFGNGERTGNVDVVTLALNMYTQGIDPELDCSDIERIKAVYEYSNQMVIPERHPYVGELVYTAFSGSHQDAINKGMKAIKVANHPVWEVPYLPIDPRDVGRSYEAIIRINSQSGKGGIAYILAEDYGLNLPRNLQVEFREEIQRITDEEGVELPAKRIYESFIERYVEQPGARLKFVDHHTYPAGADHKGIRIVAAEIIDGGEVKRIEGKGTGPIDGFINALSTYLGIELSVADYSEHSLQHGSNASAIAYVEMEHPNGKLFGAGINKNIVAASLEAIVSAANRVLAAR; the protein is encoded by the coding sequence ATGGACGCCAAGACTCATTCCCCCAAATCCGGCCCGAAATCCGGAATGCCCGATGCGGCAGTGAAGTATCGCGCTTACCCGACCATCAACATTCCCGACCGCACCTGGCCTTCGAAGGTCATCGACAAGGCGCCGATCTGGTGTTCGGTCGATCTGCGCGATGGCAACCAGTCGCTGGTCAACCCGATGGGCCATGACCGCAAGGCCCGCATGTTCCGCATGCTGCTCGACATGGGCTTCAAGGAGATCGAGATCGGTTTCCCGTCCGCCTCGCAGACCGATTTCGACTTTGCCCGCTGGTGCGTGGAAGAGGGCGGCGTGCCGGAAGACGTGTCGATGCAGGTTCTGGTCCAGTGCCGGCCGGAGCTGATCACTCGCACTTTCGAATCTTTGGAAGGCGCCCACAAGCCGATCATCCATTTCTACAATTCAACCTCCGAACTGCAGCGTCGCGTGGTGTTTGCCAAGGACGTCGCCGGCATCAAGCAGATCGCGGTCGATGCGGCCAAGATGATCACCGACATGGCGGCCAAGGCTGCCAATGGTGCAAATGGCGGGTTTCGTTTCCAGTATTCGCCGGAAAGCTTCACCGGCACCGAACTGGAAGTGGCGTTGGAGATCTGCAATGCGGTCACCGAGGTGATCAAGCCGACTGCCGAGGACAAGCTGATCCTCAACCTGCCCTCGACGGTCGAGATGGCGACCCCGAACATCTATGCGGATCAGATCGAATGGATGTGCCGAAATCTCGACAACCGCGAAAACATCATCATTTCGCTGCATCCGCATAACGACCGCGGCACCGGCATTGCCGCGACCGAACTCGGCCTGATGGCAGGTGCGGATCGTGTCGAGGGCACGCTGTTCGGCAATGGCGAACGCACCGGCAATGTCGATGTGGTGACACTCGCTTTGAACATGTACACGCAGGGTATCGATCCGGAACTGGATTGCTCCGATATCGAGCGGATCAAGGCGGTCTACGAATATTCCAACCAGATGGTCATTCCCGAACGCCATCCTTATGTCGGCGAACTGGTCTACACGGCCTTTTCCGGCTCGCATCAGGATGCGATCAACAAGGGCATGAAGGCGATCAAGGTCGCCAATCACCCGGTCTGGGAAGTGCCCTATCTGCCGATCGACCCGCGCGATGTCGGCCGTTCCTACGAGGCGATCATCCGCATCAACTCGCAGTCGGGCAAGGGCGGCATCGCCTACATCCTGGCGGAGGATTACGGCTTGAACCTGCCGCGTAACCTGCAGGTCGAGTTTCGTGAGGAAATCCAGCGGATCACCGACGAAGAGGGCGTGGAGCTTCCCGCCAAGCGCATCTACGAGAGCTTCATCGAGCGCTACGTGGAACAACCTGGCGCACGGCTGAAATTCGTCGACCACCACACCTATCCGGCAGGCGCCGACCATAAAGGCATCCGCATCGTTGCAGCCGAGATCATCGACGGCGGCGAGGTGAAGCGGATCGAAGGCAAGGGCACGGGGCCGATCGACGGCTTCATCAACGCGCTCTCGACCTATCTCGGCATCGAGCTGTCGGTCGCCGACTATTCCGAACATTCGCTGCAGCACGGCTCGAACGCGTCCGCCATCGCCTATGTGGAGATGGAGCACCCGAACGGAAAACTGTTCGGCGCCGGCATCAACAAGAACATCGTCGCGGCTTCGCTGGAGGCGATCGTCTCGGCGGCGAACCGGGTGCTGGCGGCGCGGTGA